A single region of the Acidobacteriota bacterium genome encodes:
- a CDS encoding DUF1684 domain-containing protein, with protein sequence MLHRHFGRSVALGLAAAFLMTAGAGAQDYAAEIEAWRVDREARLAADDGWLTVAGLFFLNEGTQTFGSSPLNDILLRTGPEQAGTFTLRNNVVTVRAAEGTTLNVDGRDVTEARLWPYEGNDRPTIALGPLSLFGHYSGDRLAIRMRDQESAIRQEFTGLRWYPVDDTFRVEGTFIPHDEPRAMELPNILGDVETFRTSGSVAMTVGGAEVRMTAVDSGGRLWFIFRDLTSGAETYPAARFLYADVPGANGTTTVDFNRAYNPPCAFNPHTTCPLPPLENRLPVRVEAGELDYHAP encoded by the coding sequence ATGCTGCACCGACACTTCGGGCGAAGCGTTGCGCTCGGCCTGGCGGCGGCGTTCCTGATGACGGCGGGCGCCGGCGCACAGGACTACGCGGCGGAGATCGAGGCCTGGCGCGTCGACCGCGAAGCCCGCCTCGCCGCCGACGACGGCTGGCTGACGGTCGCCGGGCTGTTCTTCCTCAACGAGGGAACGCAGACGTTCGGCTCGTCACCCTTGAACGACATTCTTCTCCGGACGGGTCCGGAACAGGCGGGCACATTCACGCTGAGGAACAACGTGGTGACGGTGCGGGCGGCGGAGGGAACGACCCTCAACGTCGACGGCCGCGACGTCACGGAGGCGCGGCTCTGGCCGTACGAAGGCAACGACCGGCCGACGATCGCGCTCGGCCCCCTCAGCCTCTTCGGTCACTACAGCGGCGACCGGCTCGCCATACGGATGCGGGATCAGGAGAGCGCGATCCGCCAGGAGTTCACCGGCCTTCGCTGGTACCCGGTCGACGACACGTTCCGCGTGGAGGGGACGTTCATCCCCCATGACGAACCCCGCGCGATGGAGCTCCCGAACATCCTGGGCGATGTCGAGACGTTCCGGACGTCGGGCTCGGTCGCGATGACGGTGGGCGGGGCGGAGGTGCGGATGACCGCGGTCGACTCGGGCGGCCGGCTCTGGTTCATCTTCCGCGACCTCACAAGCGGTGCGGAGACCTATCCCGCCGCGCGCTTCCTCTACGCCGACGTGCCGGGCGCGAACGGCACGACCACGGTCGACTTCAACCGCGCCTACAACCCCCCGTGCGCCTTCAACCCGCACACCACCTGCCCGCTGCCCCCGCTCGAGAACCGCCTGCCCGTCCGGGTCGAGGCGGGC